The following coding sequences lie in one Portunus trituberculatus isolate SZX2019 chromosome 12, ASM1759143v1, whole genome shotgun sequence genomic window:
- the LOC123502776 gene encoding solute carrier organic anion transporter family member 4A1-like — MGEVTLDPASLASSYSDSGFSSSQASISSDLEGAAGLGSSRADLVEGEEGEGGSCGWLCLRPRWLQHTRTSKWVLFWLCWAAAAQGMVVNGFVNVCITTIEKRFNLRSTDAGLIAGAYDLASLLCSVPVSYLGSRPGSCKPRWLGWGIFIMGAGSFLFALPHFLVPHYNPNNSNASSILYCLRQGTRDSQCGVLVENWLSSYRHVFVLGQFLHGVGASPLYTLGVTYLDESVPVKMSSVYLGIFYAMAVVGPAAGYVLGGQFLTVYINAPEILPERNGIQIDSDLWLGGWWIGFLLAGSLCMLISWPIMAFPTQLPGAKAIKASRVSEAVGAVEVAGGFGRLKDLPRAVKVLALNPTFVALSIAGATEGILLAGFATFTPKFLENQFSMAASFAALIVGFVAVTAGGGGTLLGGWIIKRLHLSCSGILKMCIIFSVVCLLSCFTFVISCPNIKFAGVNVDYTNKSLVLSKPSLISSCNEECGCQDVNYNPICGANNIMYFSPCHAGCSNMVEGQDGVKVFQGCRCVAPPSPTLLQGDARLAPDAALLEKCPTSCLLMPMFLAIFFVTMLLTFIISLPALSGTLRCVPASHRSFALGLQWIVIRLLGTIPGPILFGALFDHTCVLWQSNCGREGACKSYDNFYMSRYMMAISVLFKFLSTILYIISWWLYKSPPRQATRHCQNDLTLSSPTTPPCTPRSDPKDLRGARELQGIDNLAADLT; from the exons ATGGGGGAGGTAACCCTTGACCCAGCCTCCCTTGCCAGCTCCTACAGTGACAGCGGCTTCTCGTCCTCACag GCGTCCATCAGTAGTGACCTGGAGGGCGCGGCGGGCCTAGGCTCCTCACGGGCTGACCTGGTGGAAGGCGAGGAGGGCGAGGGCGGCAGCTGCGGGTGGCTGTGTCTGCGCCCCCGCTGGCTACAGCACACCCGCACCTCCAAGTGGGTGCTCTTCTGGCTGTGCTGGGCCGCCGCCGCGCAgg gcATGGTAGTGAATGGTTTCGTCAACGTGTGCATCACTACAATCGAGAAGAGATTCAACCTTCGTTCCACAGACGCTG GTCTGATAGCGGGAGCGTATGACCTTGCCTCCCTGCTGTGCTCCGTGCCCGTGTCGTACCTCGGGTCGCGCCCCGGGAGCTGCAAACCGCGGTGGCTGGGCTGGGGGATCTTCATCATGGGGGCGGGGTCCTTCCTCTTCGCCCTGCCCCACTTCCTCGTGCCACATTACAACCCCAACAACAGCAACGCCTCCTCCATACTGTATTGCCTTCGCCAG GGCACGAGAGACAGCCAGTGCGGGGTGCTGGTGGAGAACTGGCTGTCCTCTTACCGCCATGTGTTCGTCCTGGGCCAGTTCCTGCACGGTGTGGGAGCCTCGCCGCTCTACACACTGGGCGTCACCTACCTGGACGAGTCTGTACCTGTCAAGATGTCCTCTGTCTACCTGG GGATCTTCTACGCCATGGCGGTGGTGGGCCCAGCGGCGGGTTACGTGCTGGGCGGTCAGTTCCTCACGGTGTACATCAACGCTCCTGAGATACTGCCAGAAAG GAACGGCATCCAGATAGACAGTGACCTCTGGCTGGGCGGCTGGTGGATCGGCTTCCTGCTGGCTGGGTCACTATGCATGCTCATCTCCTGGCCCATCATGGCCTTCCCTACTCAGCTGCCAG gtgCCAAGGCCATCAAGGCGTCTCGAGTGTCTGAGGCCGTGGGTGCGGTAGAGGTGGCCGGCGGGTTTGGTCGACTGAAGGACTTGCCTCGTGCTGTGAAGGTTCTGGCACTCAACCCGACCTTTGTGGCCCTGTCCATCGCCGGGGCCACCGAGGGGATCCTGCTGGCGGGGTTTGCTACTTTCACGCCCAAGTTCCTGGAGAATCAGTTTAGCATGGCGGCGAGTTTTGCGGCTCTCATTGttg GGTTTGTGGCAGTGAcagcaggtggaggtggaacaCTGCTGGGTGGGTGGATCATTAAGCGGCTCCACCTGTCCTGCTCAGGGATACTCAAAATGTGCATCATCTTCTCTGTGGTTTGTCTCCTCTCCTGCTTCACCTTCGTCATCTCCTGCCCCAATATCAAGTTTGCTGGTGTCAATGTGGACTACACCaataa gTCACTGGTACTGTCCAAGCCCAGTCTGATCTCCAGCTGTAACGAGGAGTGTGGCTGCCAAGACGTCAACTACAATCCCATCTGTGGTGCCAACAACATCATGTACTTCTCCCCGTGTCACGCTGGCTGCAGCAACATGGTGGAGGGCCAGGACGGGGTCAAG GTGTTCCAAGGATGTAGGTGTGTGGCGCCCCCGTCCCCCACACTGCTACAGGGAGACGCTCGCCTGGCCCCTGATGCTGCCCTACTGGAGAAATGCCCCACCTCCTGCCTGCTGATGCCCATGTTCCTTGCCATCTTCTTTGTCACCATGCTCCTCACATTCATCATCAGTCTGCCCGCTCTCTCTGGCACGCTCAG ATGTGTGCCAGCCTCCCACCGTTCCTTTGCGTTGGGGCTGCAGTGGATAGTGATCAGGCTCTTGGGGACTATTCCTGGCCCTATCTTGTTTGGTGCCTTGTTTGATCACACCTGTGTCCTCTGGCAGTCCAATTGTGGAAGGGAAGGCGCCTGCAAGAGCTATGACAATTTCTATATGAGCAG ATATATGATGGCAATCTCTGTGCTGTTCAAATTCCTATCCACCATTCTGTACATCATATCCTGGTGGCTGTACAAATCCCCACCCCGCCAAGCCACCCGCCACTGCCAAAACgacctcaccctctcctcccccaccacaccCCCATGCACCCCACGCAGTGACCCGAAGGACCTCCGGGGGGCCAGGGAGCTGCAGGGGATCGACAACTTGGCCGCCGATCTTACCTGA